The following are from one region of the Halorussus rarus genome:
- a CDS encoding FAD-dependent oxidoreductase: MGETFVVIGGDAAGLSAASKAKREDPDRDVIVFERGQWVSYAACGMPYYVKGDVPELDDLVTLTPEQVREERDIDLRTGHEVVGISPEARTVTVSADGERFEQPYDDLLVATGARAIEPPFDGVDLDGVFTIHDMDEAEAIEQYVTENAPETAAVVGGGYVGVEMAEALTERGATVHLFEMLPHVLRPFGDPVAVAVEDHLREQGVELHLDTPVSGFAGEDAVEGVAFDDESVQVDLAIVGVGVEPNVELAEDAGIELGPTGAVATDEFGLTNVERVYVAGDCAESTDVVTGTPDHVPLALTANRAGRAIGQTVTGTPTRVGEIAGTAIVKAFDLGAARTGIVREEAAREAGFDPVSVTITDSTRAEYYPDAEDLTVTLLADRETNRVIGGSVVGREGAKRIDTVATALHAGLTATELEELDLAYAPPFSPTWDPVLTAAKVLGGKLE; encoded by the coding sequence ATGGGTGAGACCTTCGTCGTGATCGGCGGCGACGCAGCCGGGTTGAGCGCCGCGAGCAAGGCCAAGCGCGAGGATCCCGACCGGGACGTGATCGTCTTCGAGCGGGGGCAGTGGGTCTCCTACGCTGCCTGCGGGATGCCGTACTACGTCAAGGGAGACGTCCCGGAACTGGACGACCTGGTCACGCTGACGCCCGAGCAGGTCCGGGAGGAGCGGGACATCGACCTCCGGACCGGCCACGAGGTGGTCGGAATCAGTCCGGAGGCGCGGACGGTCACGGTGTCCGCCGACGGCGAACGGTTCGAGCAACCCTACGACGACCTGCTCGTTGCCACCGGTGCCCGGGCGATCGAACCCCCGTTCGACGGGGTGGACCTCGACGGGGTGTTCACAATCCACGACATGGACGAGGCCGAGGCCATCGAGCAGTACGTCACCGAGAACGCGCCCGAGACGGCGGCCGTCGTCGGCGGCGGGTACGTCGGCGTCGAGATGGCCGAGGCGCTGACCGAACGCGGCGCGACGGTCCACCTCTTCGAGATGCTCCCCCACGTCCTCCGACCGTTCGGCGATCCCGTCGCCGTGGCGGTCGAGGACCATCTCCGCGAACAGGGGGTGGAGCTCCACCTCGACACGCCCGTCTCGGGGTTCGCCGGCGAGGACGCCGTGGAGGGCGTCGCGTTCGACGACGAGTCGGTGCAGGTCGATCTGGCTATCGTCGGCGTTGGCGTCGAACCGAACGTCGAACTGGCCGAGGACGCCGGCATCGAACTCGGGCCGACCGGCGCCGTCGCGACCGACGAGTTCGGCCTGACGAACGTCGAGCGCGTCTACGTCGCCGGCGACTGCGCCGAGTCGACCGACGTCGTCACGGGCACCCCGGACCACGTTCCGCTGGCGCTGACGGCGAATCGGGCGGGCCGGGCCATCGGCCAGACCGTCACCGGGACGCCGACGCGAGTCGGCGAGATCGCGGGCACGGCCATCGTGAAGGCGTTCGACCTCGGCGCCGCCCGGACGGGCATCGTCCGCGAGGAGGCGGCGCGCGAGGCCGGATTCGACCCCGTCTCGGTGACGATTACGGACTCCACTCGAGCGGAGTACTACCCCGACGCCGAGGACCTCACGGTGACGCTGCTGGCCGACCGCGAGACTAATCGAGTTATCGGGGGCAGTGTAGTCGGCCGAGAGGGGGCCAAGCGCATCGACACGGTCGCGACTGCGCTCCACGCCGGACTGACGGCGACCGAACTCGAGGAACTGGACCTGGCGTACGCGCCGCCGTTCAGCCCGACCTGGGATCCGGTTCTGACGGCCGCGAAGGTCCTCGGTGGGAAGTTGGAGTAA
- a CDS encoding phosphoribosylamine--glycine ligase, which translates to MDSKRFLFVSADAALIGDLAWQIHGEGHDVKYYIEAESDREIADGFVPKTDDWEAELGWADVVIFDDIWRGSELGTGELAAELRDEGKAVVGGTPNTDRLEDDRGYAMDVLEEHGIDTVDHHEFSDFSAGIRHVEENPGPYVVKPLGEVQNVKRLLYVGTEDDGSDVVEVLRAYEKAWGHRMKGFQLQRKVEGVEIAVCGLFDGSRFVEPVNFNFEHKKLFPGNIGPSTGEMGTSMFWSRRNELFERTLGKLEGWLADEGYVGSIDLNCIVNATGIYPLEFTPRFGYPTIALQAEAMESPTGEFFHDLAHGRDPDLRVHRGYQVCVRVVLPPFPFDDEKTYDENSRNAAIVFENGDREGVHIEDAKNVDGQWRAAGESGMPLVVTGKGETMQEAQAECYERVDNVIIPNLYYRDDVGDRWVEGDGDRLHAWGYLGPRDSVGPRSAD; encoded by the coding sequence ATGGATTCCAAGCGCTTCCTCTTCGTCTCGGCGGACGCCGCGCTCATCGGCGACCTCGCGTGGCAGATCCACGGCGAGGGCCACGACGTGAAGTACTACATCGAGGCCGAGAGCGACCGGGAGATCGCCGACGGGTTCGTGCCCAAGACCGACGACTGGGAGGCCGAACTCGGGTGGGCCGACGTCGTCATCTTCGACGACATCTGGCGCGGTTCGGAGCTCGGAACCGGCGAACTCGCAGCGGAGCTCCGGGACGAGGGCAAAGCCGTCGTCGGCGGGACGCCGAACACCGACCGACTGGAGGACGACCGGGGGTACGCGATGGACGTCCTCGAGGAGCACGGCATCGACACCGTCGACCACCACGAGTTCTCGGACTTCTCGGCGGGCATCCGCCACGTCGAGGAGAATCCCGGCCCGTACGTCGTCAAGCCGCTCGGCGAGGTCCAGAACGTCAAGCGACTCCTGTACGTCGGGACCGAGGACGACGGCAGCGACGTGGTCGAGGTGCTCCGGGCCTACGAGAAGGCGTGGGGCCACCGGATGAAGGGGTTCCAGCTCCAGCGGAAGGTCGAGGGCGTCGAGATCGCGGTCTGCGGCCTCTTCGACGGCTCCCGGTTCGTCGAGCCGGTCAACTTCAACTTCGAGCACAAGAAGCTGTTCCCCGGCAACATCGGGCCGTCGACCGGGGAGATGGGGACCTCGATGTTCTGGAGCCGCCGAAACGAGCTGTTCGAGCGGACCCTCGGGAAGCTGGAGGGCTGGCTCGCCGACGAGGGGTACGTCGGGAGCATCGACCTCAACTGCATCGTCAACGCGACCGGAATCTACCCGCTGGAGTTCACGCCCCGATTCGGCTATCCGACCATCGCGCTCCAGGCGGAGGCGATGGAGTCGCCGACCGGCGAGTTCTTCCACGACCTCGCCCACGGCCGCGACCCCGACCTCCGGGTCCACCGTGGGTACCAGGTCTGCGTCCGCGTCGTGCTGCCGCCGTTCCCGTTCGACGACGAGAAGACCTACGACGAGAACTCCCGGAACGCCGCCATCGTCTTTGAGAACGGCGACAGGGAGGGCGTCCACATCGAGGACGCGAAGAACGTCGACGGCCAGTGGCGCGCCGCCGGCGAGTCCGGGATGCCCCTGGTCGTGACCGGGAAGGGCGAGACCATGCAGGAGGCTCAGGCCGAGTGCTACGAGCGCGTCGACAACGTCATCATCCCGAACCTCTACTACCGCGACGACGTCGGCGACCGCTGGGTGGAGGGCGACGGCGACAGGCTCCACGCGTGGGGGTACCTGGGTCCGCGGGACTCGGTCGGTCCGCGGAGCGCGGACTGA